From a region of the Lactuca sativa cultivar Salinas chromosome 4, Lsat_Salinas_v11, whole genome shotgun sequence genome:
- the LOC128133308 gene encoding uncharacterized protein LOC128133308 codes for MIPAVRACGFALRKNKDLSRMKRWSGTKKLKWVDVNKIWSKMQEGLPPRQNMLPGDGEMTSFYYMSFQEYVYGEGKAVPSPVRDHFRRQDESSSSMSSSGRSHGRGRGSGKHKLDELLKRVHALEQHVFMNQQKPTEVFVEEVNNDQFWNDIFFEDPTVSQRNYDEQVVQDEEMNKNNTTQNVFGDTQDDKVLEESNQYAGNKFDDDVFDVNDYSEVKEVIIVTLILY; via the exons atgattccggctgttcgtgcatgtggatttgcattgagaaaaaataaagactTGTCTCGGATGAAAAGATGGAGcggaacaaaaaaattgaaatgggttgacgtgaacaagatttggtcaaagatgcag gaggggctaccaccaagacaaaacatgttaccgggtgatggtgagatgacatctttttattatatgtcatttcaagagtatgtatatggtgaagggaaagcagttccatccccagtacgggaccattttaggagacaagacgaatcttcgtctagtatgtcgtccAGTGGTCGCTCTCATGGTAGAGGTCGGGGCAGTGGGAAACACAAGCTAGACGAGTTGTTGAAACGGGTACATGCACTGGAGCAGCATGTGTTTATGAATCAACAAAAACCTACAGaggtttttgttgaagaagtgaataatGACCAATTTTGGAACGACATTTTTTTTGAGGACCCGACAGTGTCACAAAGAAATTATGATGAACAG gttgtgcaagatgaagagatgaataaaaacaatacaactcaaaatgtttttggtgatactcaagacgacaag gtgttggaggagagtaatcagtatgcggggaacaaatttgatgatgatgtgtttgatgtaaacgattatagtgaagttaaagaggttattatagttacattaatattatattaa